One Pogoniulus pusillus isolate bPogPus1 chromosome 10, bPogPus1.pri, whole genome shotgun sequence genomic window carries:
- the EREG gene encoding proepiregulin isoform X2 has protein sequence MENCTTALIQRENSPRVAQVGITRCKPEMKDYCFHGQCVYIVDLDEHYCRCDVGFSGVRCVHSELVRQPLSKEYVALTVIIVLLFLGALCVAAYYICRRMKQLKSLGPHTSLPPQQLVPAGQRLPIQQPRSRVLVTHPKEPVLRP, from the exons ATGGAAAACTGCACAACAGCACTGA TCCAGAGAGAGAACAGTCCCCGTGTGGCTCAGGTGGGGATAACCAGATGCAAGCCTGAGATGAAGGACTACTGCTTCCATGGCCAGTGTGTCTACATAGTGGACTTGGATGAGCACTACTGCAG GTGTGACGTGGGCTTCTCTGGCGTGCGCTGCGTGCACTCGGAGCTGGTCAGGCAGCCGCTGAGCAAGGAGTACGTGGCGCTGACCGTCATCATCGTCCTGCTCTTCCTCGGCGCCCTCTGCGTCGCCGCCTACTACATCTGCAGAAG GATGAAGCAACTGAAGAGCTTGGGGCCACATACCAGCCTGCCACCTCAACAGCTTGTGCCAGCTGGACAGAGACTGCCCATCCAGCAACCACGCAGCCGGGTCCTGGTGACACACCCCAAAGAACCTGTCCTCAGACCGTGA
- the EREG gene encoding proepiregulin isoform X1, with protein sequence MDAECLRLRSLLLFLGYLLQAVLGTTVIPLCGLGEMENCTTALIQRENSPRVAQVGITRCKPEMKDYCFHGQCVYIVDLDEHYCRCDVGFSGVRCVHSELVRQPLSKEYVALTVIIVLLFLGALCVAAYYICRRYRNKRRQTTASEYKEVGAL encoded by the exons ATGGACGCCGAGTGTCTGCGGCTCCgcagcctgctgctcttcctcg gTTACCTATTGCAAGCTGTCTTGGGCACAACAGTGATCCCCTTGTGTGGGCTTGGTGAGATGGAAAACTGCACAACAGCACTGA TCCAGAGAGAGAACAGTCCCCGTGTGGCTCAGGTGGGGATAACCAGATGCAAGCCTGAGATGAAGGACTACTGCTTCCATGGCCAGTGTGTCTACATAGTGGACTTGGATGAGCACTACTGCAG GTGTGACGTGGGCTTCTCTGGCGTGCGCTGCGTGCACTCGGAGCTGGTCAGGCAGCCGCTGAGCAAGGAGTACGTGGCGCTGACCGTCATCATCGTCCTGCTCTTCCTCGGCGCCCTCTGCGTCGCCGCCTACTACATCTGCAGAAG gTACAGGAACAAGAGGAGACAAACGACCGCCAGCGAGTACAAGGAAGTCGGTGCCCTGTAG